In Phocoena sinus isolate mPhoSin1 chromosome 10, mPhoSin1.pri, whole genome shotgun sequence, a single genomic region encodes these proteins:
- the LOC116760019 gene encoding centrosomal protein of 78 kDa-like isoform X1 translates to MNFSLSEALHAHSLTSMILDDAGVLGSIENSIQKFHAFLDLLKDAGLGQLATMAGIDQSGFHLLGLPQMNSTVSSPRKEEKKALEEEKSESKQGAPGQMKNIQVSICMQSAYNEGTLMKFQKITGDARIPLPLDSFHVPVSTQEALETSKDNLGVPVTEQRQESFEEFIARTCSPLSRHHFWNWKSKKRREII, encoded by the exons ATGAACTTCTCTTTGTCTGAAGCCCTTCATGCCCACTCATTGACAAGCATGATCCTGGATGATGCAGGTGTTTTGGGCAGCATTGAGAATTCTATTCAGAAGTTCCATGCTTTCTTGGATCTCCTTAAAGATGCTGG GCTTGGGCAGCTGGCCACAATGGCTGGTATAGATCAGTCAGGTTTTCATTTACTAGGTCTTCCCCAGATGAATTCTACTGTTAGTAGTCCacgtaaagaagaaaagaaggcacTTGAAGAAGAAAAGTCAGAATCAAAACAGGGTGCCCCAGGACAAATGAAAAATATCCAA GTTTCTATTTGTATGCAGTCAGCTTACAATGAAGGAACACTAATGAAG TTTCAAAAAATTACAGGTGATGCTAGGATTCCTTTGCCTCTCGACTCCTTCCATGTCCCAGTGTCTACTCAGGAGGCCTTAGAAACTTCCAAAGACAACCTGGGGGTCCCAGTCACAGAGCAGCGGCAGGAGTCTTTTGAAGAGTTCATTGCTAGAACATGTTCTCCCCTCAGCAGACATCATTTCTGGAACTGGAagtcaaagaaaagaagagaaattatctAG
- the LOC116760019 gene encoding centrosomal protein of 78 kDa-like isoform X2: MNFSLSEALHAHSLTSMILDDAGVLGSIENSIQKFHAFLDLLKDAGLGQLATMAGIDQSGFHLLGLPQMNSTVSSPRKEEKKALEEEKSESKQGAPGQMKNIQFQKITGDARIPLPLDSFHVPVSTQEALETSKDNLGVPVTEQRQESFEEFIARTCSPLSRHHFWNWKSKKRREII; this comes from the exons ATGAACTTCTCTTTGTCTGAAGCCCTTCATGCCCACTCATTGACAAGCATGATCCTGGATGATGCAGGTGTTTTGGGCAGCATTGAGAATTCTATTCAGAAGTTCCATGCTTTCTTGGATCTCCTTAAAGATGCTGG GCTTGGGCAGCTGGCCACAATGGCTGGTATAGATCAGTCAGGTTTTCATTTACTAGGTCTTCCCCAGATGAATTCTACTGTTAGTAGTCCacgtaaagaagaaaagaaggcacTTGAAGAAGAAAAGTCAGAATCAAAACAGGGTGCCCCAGGACAAATGAAAAATATCCAA TTTCAAAAAATTACAGGTGATGCTAGGATTCCTTTGCCTCTCGACTCCTTCCATGTCCCAGTGTCTACTCAGGAGGCCTTAGAAACTTCCAAAGACAACCTGGGGGTCCCAGTCACAGAGCAGCGGCAGGAGTCTTTTGAAGAGTTCATTGCTAGAACATGTTCTCCCCTCAGCAGACATCATTTCTGGAACTGGAagtcaaagaaaagaagagaaattatctAG
- the LOC116760019 gene encoding centrosomal protein of 78 kDa-like isoform X3: protein MILDDAGVLGSIENSIQKFHAFLDLLKDAGLGQLATMAGIDQSGFHLLGLPQMNSTVSSPRKEEKKALEEEKSESKQGAPGQMKNIQVSICMQSAYNEGTLMKFQKITGDARIPLPLDSFHVPVSTQEALETSKDNLGVPVTEQRQESFEEFIARTCSPLSRHHFWNWKSKKRREII, encoded by the exons ATGATCCTGGATGATGCAGGTGTTTTGGGCAGCATTGAGAATTCTATTCAGAAGTTCCATGCTTTCTTGGATCTCCTTAAAGATGCTGG GCTTGGGCAGCTGGCCACAATGGCTGGTATAGATCAGTCAGGTTTTCATTTACTAGGTCTTCCCCAGATGAATTCTACTGTTAGTAGTCCacgtaaagaagaaaagaaggcacTTGAAGAAGAAAAGTCAGAATCAAAACAGGGTGCCCCAGGACAAATGAAAAATATCCAA GTTTCTATTTGTATGCAGTCAGCTTACAATGAAGGAACACTAATGAAG TTTCAAAAAATTACAGGTGATGCTAGGATTCCTTTGCCTCTCGACTCCTTCCATGTCCCAGTGTCTACTCAGGAGGCCTTAGAAACTTCCAAAGACAACCTGGGGGTCCCAGTCACAGAGCAGCGGCAGGAGTCTTTTGAAGAGTTCATTGCTAGAACATGTTCTCCCCTCAGCAGACATCATTTCTGGAACTGGAagtcaaagaaaagaagagaaattatctAG